In Thermodesulfobacteriota bacterium, the following are encoded in one genomic region:
- a CDS encoding 1-deoxy-D-xylulose-5-phosphate reductoisomerase, translated as MKNISILGSTGSIGQQTLDVVSRHPDKFRVVGLTAGENIGLLAGQIRQFRPEAVSVRDKSLADSLRGMIPGEKTEILHGEEGACAVAGMEGAEQVVSSMVGASGLLPTLTAVKAGKDVALANKESLVVAGEIITREAERRGSIIIPVDSEHSAIFQALECGIRSQVKRIILTASGGPFLNASREEMENVPVEVALRHPTWKMGSKITIDSATLMNKGFEVIEARWLFGFSARSISVWIHPQSIVHSMVEYIDGSLISQMSKPDMRIPIAYALTYPERIELDGHEATPGSFGELTFAEVDPERFPSIPLAFDALEEGGTMPAVMNGANEVAVREFLSERLGFTGIVNTVEKVMGLHKTRPADSLEAVLESDAWARETALAIIRN; from the coding sequence TTGAAGAATATCTCCATACTCGGCTCGACAGGCTCCATAGGACAACAAACCCTTGACGTAGTCTCCCGGCACCCGGACAAATTCCGCGTCGTCGGGCTCACGGCGGGTGAAAACATCGGGCTCCTCGCCGGGCAGATTCGGCAATTCAGGCCCGAGGCGGTTTCCGTCCGCGACAAATCCCTCGCCGATTCGCTGCGCGGGATGATTCCGGGCGAGAAGACCGAGATACTCCACGGCGAGGAGGGCGCCTGCGCCGTCGCGGGCATGGAAGGGGCCGAGCAGGTCGTCTCGTCCATGGTCGGCGCGTCGGGGCTCCTCCCCACGCTGACGGCCGTAAAGGCCGGGAAGGACGTCGCGCTCGCCAACAAGGAATCCCTCGTCGTCGCGGGCGAGATAATCACGCGCGAGGCCGAGAGGCGCGGCTCCATAATAATCCCCGTGGACAGCGAGCACAGCGCCATATTCCAGGCCCTCGAATGCGGGATACGCTCGCAGGTAAAGCGCATAATACTCACGGCGTCGGGCGGCCCTTTTCTGAACGCTTCGCGCGAAGAGATGGAAAACGTCCCCGTCGAGGTCGCCCTCCGCCACCCTACGTGGAAAATGGGGAGCAAAATCACGATAGATTCCGCTACACTGATGAACAAGGGGTTCGAGGTAATAGAGGCCCGCTGGCTCTTCGGGTTTTCCGCCCGCAGCATTTCGGTGTGGATTCACCCCCAGAGCATCGTCCACTCTATGGTAGAATATATAGACGGCTCACTGATATCGCAGATGAGTAAACCCGATATGAGAATACCAATAGCCTACGCGCTCACCTACCCCGAGCGCATAGAGCTCGACGGCCACGAGGCCACGCCCGGGAGCTTCGGCGAGCTCACGTTCGCCGAGGTGGACCCCGAGAGGTTCCCCTCCATCCCGCTCGCGTTCGACGCGCTCGAAGAGGGCGGCACGATGCCGGCTGTGATGAACGGAGCCAACGAAGTCGCCGTCCGCGAGTTCCTATCGGAGAGGCTCGGCTTTACGGGTATAGTAAATACAGTCGAAAAGGTGATGGGGCTTCACAAAACCCGGCCGGCGGATTCGCTCGAAGCCGTGCTCGAAAGCGACGCCTGGGCGAGGGAAACCGCTCTCGCCATCATCAGAAACTAG
- the rseP gene encoding RIP metalloprotease RseP: MTAIIAFIFVIGILVFIHELGHFLVAKWSGVRVEKFSLGFGKKLFGFTRGETEYLVCMLPLGGYVKMYGEGSEGNFIVDRVDPGSDAEKAGFRGGDRIVEIDGIEQKSFERWKSLEAVLEKEPEREFHFTVERDDRKVEISAAPHSLPARTYSEKEYPRGFSNQPILNRLLIVVAGPFMNFLLPFIFLPIVFMIGITVPAYLEQSPVIGFVAPNSPAAEAGFQKGDKIVEIEGSGVSNWKDVNIELQTNPDAMLNITVDRDGSLETIPVKAVASPEGIVAIGFGEPIKARVGKVIPGTPADQAHLEKGDRILAIDGAPVADWEQMSAVIKEHAGKEISLLIDRNGNEITQNIIPETSPETGKGAIGISPYQDEIVKKYGFFDAIVNGVKEAANMIIEVVTLLFGFLYKLVTGKIALGTAGKSLAGPILIAKVSGSAAETGIAQLLQFTCFISINLAVINLFPIPMLDGGHVLYLAIESIKRKPLSQRSLEISQRIGLTLLIFIMFLAIYNDISRVKGDIVNSVNKIFQTE; encoded by the coding sequence ATGACCGCGATTATCGCATTTATATTCGTGATTGGAATTCTGGTATTCATACACGAGCTCGGCCACTTCCTCGTCGCAAAGTGGAGCGGCGTCAGGGTCGAAAAATTCTCGCTCGGCTTCGGGAAGAAGCTCTTCGGATTCACGCGCGGCGAGACGGAATATCTCGTCTGCATGCTCCCCTTGGGCGGCTACGTCAAGATGTACGGCGAGGGCTCGGAGGGCAATTTCATAGTGGACAGGGTCGACCCGGGATCGGACGCCGAAAAGGCGGGCTTCCGGGGCGGCGACAGGATAGTCGAGATAGACGGCATAGAGCAGAAATCCTTCGAGAGATGGAAGTCCCTCGAAGCCGTCCTCGAAAAAGAACCCGAAAGGGAATTTCACTTCACCGTCGAAAGGGACGACAGGAAGGTAGAAATAAGCGCGGCTCCCCACAGCCTCCCCGCCAGGACGTATTCCGAAAAGGAATACCCGAGGGGCTTCTCGAACCAGCCGATTCTGAACAGGCTCCTTATAGTCGTGGCCGGGCCGTTCATGAACTTCCTCCTGCCGTTCATATTCCTTCCGATAGTGTTCATGATAGGCATCACGGTCCCGGCGTACCTCGAACAGTCGCCGGTCATAGGATTCGTCGCACCGAATTCTCCGGCGGCCGAGGCGGGATTTCAGAAGGGCGACAAGATAGTCGAGATAGAGGGCTCCGGGGTCTCGAACTGGAAGGACGTCAACATCGAGCTCCAGACGAACCCCGACGCCATGCTGAATATCACGGTGGACAGGGACGGCTCGCTCGAAACGATCCCGGTAAAGGCCGTCGCCTCGCCCGAGGGCATAGTGGCCATAGGCTTCGGCGAGCCGATAAAGGCCCGGGTCGGGAAGGTAATCCCCGGCACTCCCGCCGACCAGGCGCATCTTGAAAAGGGCGACAGGATACTCGCCATCGACGGCGCCCCCGTCGCCGACTGGGAGCAGATGTCGGCCGTAATCAAGGAGCACGCCGGGAAGGAGATATCCCTCCTCATCGACAGGAACGGAAACGAGATAACACAGAATATAATCCCCGAAACCTCGCCCGAAACGGGCAAGGGCGCCATAGGTATCTCCCCCTACCAGGACGAGATAGTAAAGAAGTACGGATTCTTCGACGCCATAGTGAACGGCGTCAAAGAGGCGGCCAACATGATAATAGAGGTCGTGACGCTCCTCTTCGGCTTCCTCTACAAGCTCGTCACGGGGAAGATAGCCCTCGGCACGGCGGGCAAGAGCCTCGCGGGGCCGATACTCATCGCCAAGGTCTCGGGCTCGGCGGCGGAAACGGGAATAGCGCAGCTACTCCAGTTCACATGCTTCATCAGCATCAACCTCGCGGTGATAAACCTCTTCCCGATACCGATGCTCGACGGCGGGCACGTTCTCTACCTCGCAATCGAGTCCATAAAGAGAAAGCCCCTCAGCCAGAGGTCGCTCGAAATCAGCCAGAGGATCGGGCTCACCCTCCTCATCTTCATCATGTTCCTCGCCATCTACAACGACATTTCGAGGGTGAAGGGCGACATCGTGAATTCCGTAAACAAGATATTCCAGACAGAATAG
- a CDS encoding isoprenyl transferase: MKGKLESSILPEKLPGHIAIIMDGNGRWAKVKNLDRISGHREGMKSVRSVVRAARDIGIKYITLYAFSAQNWQRPEIEVNALMELLKHYLSTESGKLVENGIRLNAIGRLHELPGDVLAALDDTMEKTGHCRDMTLTLALSYGGREEIIDAVKRVVSDGIVSPEDLTTANFSSCLYTANLPEPDLLIRTSGEMRISNFMLWQLAYTEIYVTKTLWPDFRKGHLVKAILNYQKRERRFGLTGEQVKIREVI; this comes from the coding sequence ATGAAGGGGAAACTCGAATCGTCTATACTCCCGGAAAAGCTCCCCGGCCACATAGCCATTATCATGGACGGGAACGGCAGGTGGGCGAAGGTCAAGAACCTCGACCGTATCAGCGGCCACAGGGAGGGGATGAAATCGGTCCGCTCCGTCGTAAGGGCGGCGCGCGACATCGGAATCAAATACATAACCCTCTACGCCTTCTCGGCCCAGAACTGGCAGAGGCCCGAAATAGAGGTAAACGCCCTGATGGAGCTCCTCAAGCACTACCTCTCTACGGAGAGCGGCAAGCTCGTCGAAAACGGCATCAGGCTGAACGCGATAGGGAGGCTCCACGAGCTTCCCGGGGACGTTCTCGCCGCGCTCGACGACACGATGGAAAAGACCGGGCACTGCCGCGATATGACGCTGACGCTCGCATTGAGCTACGGCGGGAGGGAAGAGATAATCGACGCCGTTAAGCGCGTGGTATCGGACGGCATAGTGTCCCCGGAAGACCTTACCACCGCGAACTTTTCGTCCTGCCTGTACACGGCCAACCTGCCCGAGCCCGACCTCCTCATACGCACGAGCGGCGAGATGAGGATATCCAACTTCATGCTCTGGCAGCTCGCCTACACCGAAATCTACGTGACGAAAACCCTCTGGCCCGATTTCCGGAAGGGGCACCTCGTAAAGGCCATACTCAACTACCAGAAACGCGAGAGGAGATTCGGGCTTACCGGGGAGCAGGTGAAGATAAGGGAAGTGATTTGA
- a CDS encoding DUF58 domain-containing protein, translating to MKIFSLGKDNWARTSPTKEGAAFLAISLFVGFAAINTGNNLLYLTFGIMMSFVVASGILSMIDLSRMEVSMKQTGDVFAMTPAPLRITLVNKKSLLPSYSLTVEIDDKSAYVPHIPAGTSRTVTLNHLFTGRGYNAPPPARVSTRFPFGFFKKWIKADLGGEKILVYPKIENVDPGSGGFREKYGEREVEKSGVGDDLRSIKEFAEGDNPRLIHWKTTARTGKLMVKEMEDNESPGAVIKFDPETDERRLEHQISRLASLVVELLKRGFEVEFIAPDRTFSQARIGRSPRPVLAYLALFGK from the coding sequence ATGAAGATATTCAGCCTCGGTAAGGACAACTGGGCCCGCACGAGCCCGACGAAAGAAGGCGCGGCGTTCCTCGCGATAAGCCTCTTCGTCGGCTTTGCCGCGATCAACACGGGCAACAACCTCCTTTATCTCACCTTCGGCATAATGATGAGCTTCGTCGTCGCCTCGGGGATACTGTCGATGATAGACCTATCCCGTATGGAGGTATCGATGAAGCAGACGGGCGACGTCTTCGCCATGACTCCGGCGCCGCTCAGGATAACCCTCGTCAACAAGAAGAGCCTCCTCCCGTCCTACTCGCTCACCGTCGAGATAGACGACAAGAGCGCCTACGTGCCGCACATCCCCGCCGGGACATCCCGCACAGTAACACTGAACCACCTTTTTACCGGAAGGGGCTACAACGCACCCCCTCCGGCTAGGGTATCGACCAGGTTCCCCTTCGGCTTCTTTAAAAAGTGGATAAAGGCCGACCTTGGCGGCGAAAAGATACTCGTCTACCCGAAGATAGAAAACGTCGACCCCGGCTCCGGGGGGTTCAGGGAAAAATACGGAGAAAGGGAGGTCGAGAAATCCGGCGTCGGCGACGACCTCAGGTCGATAAAGGAATTTGCCGAGGGCGACAACCCGAGGCTCATCCACTGGAAGACGACCGCGCGGACAGGGAAGCTCATGGTGAAGGAAATGGAAGACAACGAGTCGCCCGGCGCAGTGATAAAGTTCGACCCCGAAACCGACGAGCGGAGGCTGGAGCACCAGATAAGCCGCCTCGCATCCCTCGTAGTCGAGCTCCTGAAGAGGGGGTTCGAGGTCGAATTCATCGCCCCCGACAGGACATTCTCGCAGGCCCGTATCGGCAGGTCCCCGCGCCCCGTCCTGGCGTACCTGGCCCTCTTCGGCAAATAA
- a CDS encoding nuclear transport factor 2 family protein — protein sequence MPEDTEKDRILEANMRFYEALGKRDLALMKAAFVRDERAGCTHPGWMMLRGWEAIMQSWENIFDPEDRLRIRLHNVTVDVAGDAACVTCIQELTYIRREPVTMNVSVSTNIFEKTESGWLMVIHHASPVPFVNEKSSPGRNIQ from the coding sequence ATGCCCGAAGACACGGAAAAGGACAGGATACTCGAAGCCAACATGAGGTTCTACGAGGCCCTCGGCAAGCGCGACCTCGCCCTCATGAAGGCCGCGTTCGTCAGGGACGAGAGGGCGGGCTGCACGCACCCTGGATGGATGATGCTCCGCGGCTGGGAAGCCATAATGCAGAGCTGGGAGAACATCTTCGACCCCGAGGACAGACTCCGCATAAGGCTCCACAACGTAACGGTGGACGTCGCCGGCGACGCCGCATGCGTCACGTGCATCCAGGAGCTGACGTACATACGCCGCGAACCCGTCACGATGAACGTCTCCGTCTCGACGAATATATTCGAGAAGACGGAATCCGGCTGGCTCATGGTGATTCACCACGCCTCGCCCGTGCCCTTCGTGAACGAGAAGAGCTCCCCCGGCAGGAATATCCAATAG